In the Acropora muricata isolate sample 2 chromosome 10, ASM3666990v1, whole genome shotgun sequence genome, one interval contains:
- the LOC136931314 gene encoding early endosome antigen 1-like yields the protein MDSDEDLPDLDDEFSSELFPDQMALDLGTDPVQGSLGFVNYDESTYQQLASDRDDLRQRYESERRERERLQLKFQQEHDQTMFFEEMLSALSRNISSYEGDVQALRHENGHLKSQFEQLRSSMLTSMSSPSAQMTKVDSSDEHDLGQRVTLVASTVDQFAPTSGSSDIYKQEVTALAQENELFKQMIDLIDKQEQRKVALEENIVSVPSNRKQVWLEHDDDARLEREKDQLEERIRELERSRDEQEKIIDEIQTNAEENLRMYKKETKGLESELLSQTSTIDNYEIQLSQMKQLHDMEILTLEERLEAEINKNKDLQTQNSEIERDARRLEEEGRELLIKIEGAYQAETEAIEEKATLEETYAREIVKLRRTMEEEVQAKTYLSMEIERLMAEVVESERIRKDMEARFLQETQDLKIRFHKEQEASSSIKDSAVNHVMHPNSMQQARLGSQRLPGEADHDMLTDDEEWKMKLNEEVRRRESLEEENKKLLYQINDILEQNVSGGAIVKAKVENNSVNSKVGKVGHCTANSQKGQDLEAEIDSLKERCRVLEKDARRKKELEIENAELCKEIEELSTKKNEMALKQKELIRELDNSLSSMTQIEDKNRSLTEEANTLSGKIRQMEYSFKNEKEDLMRSYTKDNSLQINELLTEKESVERNYNEQVKRGKKLAADIDSLETRIRELERTNERLERTRSEDASRLTEELNFERGRVGTLKADLDKSVEAFQRQTEQLEAALYENKRRYEEEVKKLEEEKHRIRGDLLKEKETYKRLFEEERQSMERRINEVQTKLGQRNATPDRVEKSAESYNSGNNESISNDTDLRKEVNILKTKNKELRETLKDIERKHLREIEDLEYNSKQREIDEDYRQKKDSFEKQSTQLKKVDSKEKSALLADQGIEQGPFPDKNSFEPVGDLIKFHNEQMDELKGHMKLQLESFENEKQNFQRQLQEERQTTLRNKMKESSVLRNTVKKLTEEVKRLRQEKEILGNKLKKSSASSKRWANELTEKVAKISNECEWLRREKEGAQKSVFDLRRKLNSAQVRIYDVEKKHHEEIHLLEVKFDVKKRELDQSIATAETKLRDGMQIQYKALVNKEKGKYEDTMNALRKEIVSLQEQRHQLQTKLTSTQSRSSQASYNLIIKKSSSSGQSFNKSSFGTDSMLFGLRQMEGKMRDLEGEVETLKREKTEMKVRFRQEKLQIQSECDQQEVRLEEKYRKQIEGLKRRLRDSTMQVQSSLFTKWERSPRSSPYSSKTTDLLLDQDFTADRVSGPLESEMSMLKDRMDDIEERQTRSLKAKNWKTAANVRLSSSPERGRDQRRTLRRLSSSMQELSSTPHLSSGPSVNSSGALSSGSVVNVSTARNRASSLSQSQGDLRLNGKDSGSRDDHLLKINHWSSSSVTRENQEIVTPQIQSLLRGRTLNRFGASKTNGVIPSRNSFQSEQYFVPSIGIEGGFSQERKGGSGGLSIGRNSTSEVRRLYSDSGVRQVMIGPQSDGPSLLNSSQYRAQGKSNASVGIVHAKNFQWKSPNQAMATEASYRSHAGTTAVLLRDQVSVDVVGNSELNRPIVSVSTADLGKSVLSERKPETIEIIGTGAGETQTIALGSDSQMSESESRLSYELHESFTKQNNSDGPIAAKHISNEEPKPEQSDSFVSAPCKSLSEDVTDDAED from the exons ATGGACTCTGATGAGGATTTGCCAGATCTTGATGATGAGTTCTCCAGCGAGCTTTTTCCCGACCAAATGGCCCTTGACTTAGGGACAGATCCTGTTCAAGGAAGCCTTGGATTTGTTAATTATGACGAAAGCACCTATCAACAGCTGGCAAGCGATCGAGACGATCTGCGACAAAGATACGAAAGCGAGcgaagagagagagaaagactACAGCTAAAGTTCCAGCAAGAACATGACCAAACGATGTTCTTTGAGGAAATGTTGTCTGCTCTGTCAAGGAACATATCGAGCTACGAAGGGGATGTGCAAGCATTACGACATGAGAACGGCCATCTTAAATCACAATTCGAGCAGTTGAGGTCGTCCATGCTAACTTCAATGAGTTCACCTTCCGCGCAGATGACAAAGGTTGACTCGAGTGATGAACATGATCTTGGTCAGCGTGTTACCTTGGTGGCCAGCACAGTGGACCAATTTGCGCCAACTTCAGGGAGCTCTGACATTTACAAGCAAGAAGTCACCGCCTTGGCACAGGAAAATGAACTATTTAAACAAATGATTGATTTAATAGACAAACAGGAACAAAGGAAAGTTGCGCTGGAGGAAAATATAGTATCTGTACCGAGCAACAGAAAGCAAGTTTGGCTTGAACATGATGACGATGCTAGGCTTGAAAGGGAAAAAGATCAACTTGAAGAACGCATCAGGGAATTGGAAAGATCGCGCGATGAACAAGAGAAGATTATCGATGAAATTCAGACCAATGCCGAGGAAAATTTGAGGATGTACAAAAAGGAGACTAAGGGTTTAGAAAGTGAATTGCTATCGCAAACATCCACTATTGATAACTACGAAATACAACTATCCCAGATGAAACAATTGCACGACATGGAAATTCTGACATTGGAAGAGAGGCTCGAGGCtgaaattaataaaaacaaagacCTTCAAACTCAAAACAGTGAAATTGAGCGCGATGCTCGCAGGTTGGAGGAAGAAGGACGGGAACTTCTTATCAAGATAGAAGGAGCTTACCAAGCAGAAACAGAAGCTATCGAAGAGAAAGCCACCTTGGAGGAAACATATGCGCGAGAAATAGTGAAACTGCGACGCACCATGGAAGAGGAAGTGCAAGCGAAAACGTACTTATCTATGGAAATTGAACGCCTAATGGCTGAGGTTGTCGAGTCTGAGAGAATTCGAAAAGACATGGAGGCTCGATTTCTTCAGGAAACACAAGATTTAAAGATCCGCTTTCATAAAGAGCAGGAAGCTTCTTCGAGCATCAAGGACTCAGCTGTTAATCATGTAATGCACCCAAACTCGATGCAGCAAGCTCGTCTAGGCTCGCAGCGACTCCCAGGTGAAGCTGATCATGACATGTTGACTGACGATGAAGAATGGAAAATGAAACTTAACGAAGAAGTGAGGAGAAGAGAATCTCTTGAAGAAGAGAACAAAAAGCTGTTGTATCAGATCAATGATATACTAGAGCAAAATGTAAGTGGAGGAGCGATCGTCAAAGCCAAGGTTGAAAACAATAGTGTCAATTCAAAGGTTGGTAAAGTTGGACATTGTACTGCAAATTCTCAAAAAGGACAGGATCTAGAAGCTGAGATAGATAGCCTTAAAGAAAGATGCCGAGTTCTCGAGAAAGATGCCAGGAGAAAGAAAGAGCTTGAGATAGAGAATgctgaactttgtaaagaaatTGAAGAGCTTTCTACGAAGAAGAACGAAATGGCGCTGAAGCAGAAAGAATTAATTAGAGAACTGGATAATTCGTTGTCGTCTATGACACAAATTGAGGATAAAAATAGGAGTCTTACAGAAGAAGCCAACACTCTTTCAGGGAAAATTCGACAAATGGAGTACAGTTTCAAAAACGAGAAAGAAGATTTGATGAGAAGCTACACCAAAGACAATTCGTTGCAAATCAACGAACTCTTGACCGAGAAAGAGTCGGTGGAACGAAATTACAACGAACAAGTAAAAAGAGGCAAAAAGCTAGCGGCCGACATAGATTCTTTGGAAACAAGAATACGTGAGTTGGAAAGAACAAACGAACGCCTTGAAAGAACGAGAAGTGAGGATGCTAGTCGTTTGACGGAAGAGTTGAACTTTGAGAGAGGTAGAGTCGGAACTCTGAAAGCTGACTTGGATAAAAGCGTTGAAGCATTTCAAAGGCAGACAGAACAACTTGAGGCGGCCTtgtatgaaaataaaagaaggtATGAAGAGGAAGTAAAGAAGttggaagaagaaaaacatCGAATCCGAGGCGACCTGCTTAAGGAGAAGGAGACGTATAAAAGGCTTTTTGAAGAAGAGAGACAGTCAATGGAAAGGCGGATAAATGAAGTTCAGACAAAACTTGGGCAGCGAAACGCGACCCCTGATCGGGTCGAAAAGTCGGCAGAAAGCTATAATTCCGGTAACAATGAAAGCATCTCAAATGACACAGATCTGAGGAAAGAGGTGAATATTCTTAAAACCAAGAATAAAGAGCTGAGAGAAACGCTTAAGGACATAGAAAGAAAACATCTTCGAGAAATTGAAGACTTGGAGTATAACAGCAAGCAACGAGAAATTGACGAAGACTACAGACAAAAGAAGGATTCCTTCGAAAAGCAAAGCACTCAATTAAAGAAGGTAGACTCTAAAGAGAAAAGCGCTTTGTTAGCGGATCAGGGTATTGAGCAAGGACCCTTTCCAGACAAGAATTCGTTTGAGCCAGTGGGCGATCTGATTAAATTCCATAATGAGCAGATGGATGAGCTAAAAGGACACATGAAGCTTCAACTGGAATCCTTCGAGAACGAAAAGCAGAACTTTCAAAGACAACTGCAAGAAGAGAGACAAACCACGTTGCGAAACAAGATGAAGGAAAGTTCAGTACTTCGAAACACCGTCAAAAAACTTACAGAGGAGGTAAAAAGGTTGAGGCAGGAAAAAGAAATCCTCGGAAACAAGCTGAAAAAGTCAAGCGCAAGTAGCAAGAGATGGGCAAACGAGCTTACTGAGAAAGTTGCGAAAATCAGTAATGAATGCGAATGGCTTCGAAGAGAGAAAGAAGGTGCTCAAAAATCAGTCTTTGACTTAAGAAGAAAACTGAATTCCGCTCAAGTAAGAATATATGACGTTGAGAAAAAGCATCACGAGGAGATACACCTGTTggaggttaaatttgatgtcaagAAAAGAGAGCTAGATCAGTCCATAGCAACAGCAGAGACCAAGCTAAGAGATGGTATGCAGATACAGTACAAAGCCTTAGTAAATAAGGAAAAAGGAAAGTACGAGGATACAATGAATGCCTTGAGGAAAGAAATCGTTTCCCTGCAAGAGCAGAGACATCAACTCCAAACGAAACTAACTAGTACCCAGAGTAGAAGTTCCCAGGCTTCTTACAACCTAATTATCAAGAAATCCTCGTCAAGTGGACAATCGTTTAACAAATCCTCATTTGGCACAGACTCCATGCTTTTTGGCTTAAGACAAATGGAAGGTAAGATGCGTGATTTGGAAGGAGAGGTGGAAACGTTGAAGAGAGAAAAGACCGAAATGAAAGTTCGCTTCAGACAGGAGAAACTTCAGATTCAATCCGAATGTGATCAACAAGAAGTGAGGCTGGAGGAAAAATACAGAAAGCAGATTGAGGGATTAAAACGAAGGCTTCGTGACTCTACAATGCAAGTGCAGTCGTCGCTGTTTACGAAATGG GAACGTTCTCCTCGTTCTTCTCCATACTCATCTAAAACAACAGATCTATTATTGGACCAGGATTTCACAGCTGACAGAGTAAGCGGCCCTTTGGAAAGCGAGATGAGCATGCTCAAGGATAGAATGGACGACATAGAAGAACGCCAGACTCGATCTCTGAAAGCAAAAAATTGGAAG ACTGCAGCCAACGTTCGACTTTCGTCGAGCCCAGAAAGAGGTCGTGATCAAAGGCGTACTTTGAGAAGGCTGTCATCTTCAATGCAGGAACTGAGTTCAACCCCTCATTTGTCAAGTGGGCCTTCCGTAAACTCCAGTGGTGCACTTAGCTCTGGGAGTGTTGTCAACGTAAGCACGGCAAGGAATAGGGCGTCCTCTCTGAGCCAATCCCAAGGTGATCTCCGTCTCAATGGAAAAGACTCCGGGTCGAGAGATGATCACCTCCTAAAAATTAACCATTGGAGCTCCTCTTCCGTAACACGTGAGAACCAGGAAATTGTAACACCCCAGATTCAATCACTCCTTCGGGGAAGAACCTTGAATCGGTTTGGCGCTTCAAAAACCAACGGAGTCATACCTTCGAGAAACTCTTTCCAAAGTGAACAGTACTTTGTGCCATCAATTGGTATCGAAGGAGGTTTTTCCCAAGAAAGGAAGGGTGGATCAGGTGGTCTGTCCATTGGACGTAATAGTACCAGTGAGGTCCGTCGACTGTATTCTGATTCAGGTGTTCGGCAAGTGATGATAGGACCTCAATCGGATGGACCTTCGCTTCTCAATAGCTCACAATACAGAGCTCAGGGAAAGTCCAACGCCTCAGTTGGAATTGTGCACGCAAAAAACTTCCAATGGAAGAGCCCCAATCAAGCCATGGCGACTGAAGCCTCTTATCGAAGTCATGCTGGCACTACTGCAGTTTTGCTTCGCGATCAAGTCTCTGTGGATGTTGTTGGAAACTCTGAATTGAACAGGCCCATCGTATCCGTGTCGACTGCAGACCTCGGGAAAAGCGTGTTGTCTGAGAGGAAACCTGAGACAATTGAAATAATCGGTACTGGAGCAGGGGAAACGCAAACAATTGCACTTGGCTCTGATTCACAAATGTCGGAATCAGAAAGTCGTCTATCTTATGAATTGCATGAAagttttacaaaacaaaataacagtGATGGACCAATAGCAGCCAAACACATCAGTAACGAGGAACCAAAACCAGAGCAATCCGATAGCTTTGTTTCTGCTCCTTGTAAATCGCTTTCTGAGGACGTTACAGATGATGCGGAGGATTAA